From a single Macrobrachium rosenbergii isolate ZJJX-2024 chromosome 7, ASM4041242v1, whole genome shotgun sequence genomic region:
- the LOC136840257 gene encoding probable ribosome biogenesis protein RLP24 isoform X2: protein MIVFRFCRSKCRRLFNRKKNPRKTRWTKSFRKAAAKELAVDPSFEFEKRRHVPVKYNRELWAKTIEAMKKITEIRERRERKFVMDRLVKDFENQRATNRNLVRDHLSLVRSPAAGLRRGNVVINEEDLEEDVMQRIISEVSKKTKSKKKREEEKSLVEEEDMSEEEKIEEDDDGDDSDKDDDSDDESDDEDDNDNDDKDDDDDSEDKEDDGDMDSDVEMDSDDEKDE from the exons ATGATT gTCTTTAGATTTTGTCGCTCGAAATGCCGCAGGCTgttcaatagaaagaaaaatccaagaaaaactCGCTGGACAAAGTCATTTCGTAAAGCAGCAGCGAAGGAGTTGGCAGTCGATCCttcatttgaatttgaaaagAGGCGCCATGTTCCTGTTAAATACAACAGAGAATTGTGGGCAAAGACAA TTGAGGCCAtgaagaaaatcacagaaatcCGCGAAAGAAGAGAGCGCAAGTTTGTGATGGATCGTCTTGTGAAAGACTTTGAAAATCAACGTGCCACCAACAGAAACCTTGTCAGAGATCACCTGAGTCTTGTTCGATCCCCTGCTGCTGGACTGAGa AGAGGGAATGTCGTCATCAATGAAGAGGACCTCGAGGAGGATGTCATGCAGAGGATCATTTCCGAGGTGTCAAAGAAGACCAAATCGAAGAAGAAGCGTGAAGAAGAGAAATCCTTGGTTGAGGAAGAAGATatgtctgaagaagaaaaaattgaggaggatgatgatggtgatgacagtGACAAAGATGATGATTCTGATGATGAGAGTGATGATGAGGACGACAATGACAATGATGACAAGGATGACGACGACGACAGTGAAGACAAGGAAGATGACGGTGACATGGATAGTGATGTTGAGATGGATTCAGATGATGAGAAGGATGAGTAG
- the LOC136840257 gene encoding probable ribosome biogenesis protein RLP24 isoform X1, which produces MRIERCYFCSSKVYPGHGMMFVRNDCKVFRFCRSKCRRLFNRKKNPRKTRWTKSFRKAAAKELAVDPSFEFEKRRHVPVKYNRELWAKTIEAMKKITEIRERRERKFVMDRLVKDFENQRATNRNLVRDHLSLVRSPAAGLRRGNVVINEEDLEEDVMQRIISEVSKKTKSKKKREEEKSLVEEEDMSEEEKIEEDDDGDDSDKDDDSDDESDDEDDNDNDDKDDDDDSEDKEDDGDMDSDVEMDSDDEKDE; this is translated from the exons ATGCGCATTGAAAGATGTTATTTCTGCTCCAGCAAAGTCTATCCCGGACACGGGATGATGTTTGTCAGGAATGATTGTAAG gTCTTTAGATTTTGTCGCTCGAAATGCCGCAGGCTgttcaatagaaagaaaaatccaagaaaaactCGCTGGACAAAGTCATTTCGTAAAGCAGCAGCGAAGGAGTTGGCAGTCGATCCttcatttgaatttgaaaagAGGCGCCATGTTCCTGTTAAATACAACAGAGAATTGTGGGCAAAGACAA TTGAGGCCAtgaagaaaatcacagaaatcCGCGAAAGAAGAGAGCGCAAGTTTGTGATGGATCGTCTTGTGAAAGACTTTGAAAATCAACGTGCCACCAACAGAAACCTTGTCAGAGATCACCTGAGTCTTGTTCGATCCCCTGCTGCTGGACTGAGa AGAGGGAATGTCGTCATCAATGAAGAGGACCTCGAGGAGGATGTCATGCAGAGGATCATTTCCGAGGTGTCAAAGAAGACCAAATCGAAGAAGAAGCGTGAAGAAGAGAAATCCTTGGTTGAGGAAGAAGATatgtctgaagaagaaaaaattgaggaggatgatgatggtgatgacagtGACAAAGATGATGATTCTGATGATGAGAGTGATGATGAGGACGACAATGACAATGATGACAAGGATGACGACGACGACAGTGAAGACAAGGAAGATGACGGTGACATGGATAGTGATGTTGAGATGGATTCAGATGATGAGAAGGATGAGTAG